In Synechococcus sp. PCC 6312, one genomic interval encodes:
- a CDS encoding NAD(P)-dependent oxidoreductase, producing MRILVTGASGCIGHYISESLIQQTDHELFLMVRNPAKLNLDVTARPGITVIQGDMLNLEPLADLLPTLNIAILTATMWGGPEIFQVNVTQTLALMAALNPDVCQKVFYFSTASVLDRQLNPLAEAGTIGTDYIRSKYQCLHELESLPIADRIVELFPTLVFGGGGDGKPTSHVTGGLGEALKWLWLAKCFDVDGSFHIVHGRDIAQVITYLIQHPEVALGPRLVLGNPALTVSQMLQEMCDFTGQRIYFQLPLRLWLVNILIRVFGLQMAAWDYFCLQYRHFSYDEVINPQSLGLSPYCGTLTDLLRMTQSAGLASR from the coding sequence TTGCGGATCTTAGTTACGGGAGCCAGTGGGTGCATTGGTCACTACATTTCCGAAAGTTTGATTCAGCAGACTGATCATGAATTATTTCTCATGGTGCGGAATCCGGCGAAGTTAAACCTGGATGTGACGGCCCGGCCTGGGATTACGGTGATTCAGGGGGATATGCTCAATCTAGAACCCCTGGCGGATTTGCTCCCAACGCTAAACATTGCCATTCTGACTGCAACCATGTGGGGCGGCCCAGAAATTTTCCAGGTGAATGTCACGCAAACCTTGGCCTTAATGGCAGCGTTAAATCCAGACGTTTGCCAAAAAGTCTTTTACTTTTCTACTGCAAGTGTTCTAGATCGTCAACTTAATCCTCTTGCCGAAGCGGGCACAATTGGCACTGATTACATTCGCTCCAAGTATCAATGTCTCCATGAATTGGAAAGTTTACCCATTGCGGATCGGATTGTGGAGCTTTTTCCCACTTTGGTTTTTGGGGGTGGCGGCGATGGCAAACCGACCTCTCATGTTACGGGGGGCCTGGGGGAAGCGCTCAAATGGCTCTGGTTGGCCAAATGTTTTGATGTGGATGGGAGTTTTCACATTGTCCACGGTCGTGACATTGCCCAGGTGATCACCTATCTCATTCAGCACCCGGAAGTGGCCCTAGGCCCGCGCTTAGTGTTGGGAAATCCGGCTTTAACAGTTAGTCAAATGTTGCAAGAAATGTGTGACTTTACTGGACAGAGAATTTATTTTCAACTCCCGCTCCGATTGTGGTTGGTGAATATTTTAATCAGGGTTTTTGGCCTCCAGATGGCGGCCTGGGATTATTTTTGTCTCCAGTATCGGCACTTTAGCTATGACGAAGTTATCAACCCCCAGAGCTTAGGCTTGAGTCCCTATTGTGGTACGTTGACGGATTTACTGCGGATGACTCAATCAGCGGGATTGGCGAGTCGGTAA
- a CDS encoding AmpG family muropeptide MFS transporter has protein sequence MAKLGFNPLQSLAAAIKVFESKKMAVVLLMGFSSGLPFFLTSRTLQAWMTQANVDLTAIGLFSLVALPYSLKFLWSPLLDRYVPPFLGRRRGWLVVTQIGLLLAIAAMALQNPAVGLRLLAINALLIAFFSASQDIAVDAYRTDILEELEMGAGAGVYVLGYRIALLVTGSAALILADQMPWPLVYLLISGLMIVGILTTFWGEEPATDVPAPPSLKDAIILPFGEFFQRFGWGKALIILLFVCFYRYGDALIGNMVTPFLLKTGFSQTEIGAWQGGLGLVATIVGVLAGGAIISRIGIHRALWILGFLQALSNLTYFALAQAGQSYGLMILAINVDNFCGGLGVAALTAFLMSLCNPRFSATQYALLSSLFAVSRDIFTAPAGRLAEMMGWPLFFLFTLGAALPALALLPFFAPWQSHEEPPLPRPGQ, from the coding sequence ATGGCAAAACTTGGCTTTAATCCCCTCCAGTCCCTCGCGGCCGCCATCAAAGTATTTGAAAGCAAAAAAATGGCAGTTGTGCTCTTGATGGGTTTTTCCTCTGGATTGCCTTTTTTCTTGACCAGCCGCACCCTCCAGGCCTGGATGACCCAAGCGAACGTAGATTTAACGGCCATTGGGTTGTTTAGTTTGGTCGCGCTGCCCTATTCCCTCAAGTTCCTCTGGTCGCCCCTATTAGATCGCTATGTTCCCCCCTTTTTAGGCCGGCGGCGAGGCTGGTTGGTTGTGACCCAAATCGGTTTGCTGCTGGCAATTGCGGCCATGGCATTACAAAATCCAGCGGTGGGATTGCGGCTGTTGGCCATTAATGCCTTACTCATTGCCTTTTTCAGTGCCAGCCAAGATATTGCCGTGGATGCCTACCGGACAGACATTTTAGAAGAGTTAGAAATGGGGGCCGGGGCTGGGGTTTATGTTTTGGGCTATCGGATTGCGCTCCTGGTAACGGGGTCGGCAGCGTTGATTTTGGCGGATCAAATGCCTTGGCCCTTGGTTTATCTATTAATTTCTGGGCTGATGATTGTCGGGATATTAACCACCTTTTGGGGAGAGGAACCGGCAACAGATGTCCCTGCGCCCCCCTCTTTGAAGGATGCGATTATTTTGCCCTTTGGTGAGTTTTTCCAACGGTTTGGCTGGGGCAAGGCCCTGATTATTTTGCTCTTTGTCTGTTTCTATCGCTATGGGGATGCTCTGATTGGGAATATGGTGACTCCCTTTTTATTAAAAACTGGGTTTAGTCAAACAGAAATTGGGGCCTGGCAAGGGGGCCTGGGCCTGGTGGCAACCATTGTCGGGGTCTTGGCGGGAGGGGCGATTATTAGTCGGATTGGGATTCATCGGGCCCTGTGGATATTGGGCTTTCTCCAGGCCTTGAGTAATCTTACTTATTTTGCCTTGGCTCAAGCGGGACAGAGTTATGGGCTGATGATTTTAGCGATTAATGTGGATAACTTTTGTGGCGGCCTGGGAGTAGCAGCCTTGACAGCCTTTCTAATGAGTTTATGTAATCCCCGCTTTTCCGCCACTCAATATGCCCTCTTGTCCAGTTTATTTGCCGTTAGTCGAGATATTTTTACCGCCCCCGCTGGCCGACTGGCAGAGATGATGGGTTGGCCCTTATTTTTTCTCTTTACCTTAGGGGCTGCCTTACCCGCCTTGGCCCTGTTGCCCTTTTTTGCCCCCTGGCAGAGCCATGAAGAACCTCCCCTTCCCCGGCCTGGTCAGTAA
- a CDS encoding pentapeptide repeat-containing protein, whose product MASFCKNVTKTNWLTGCCILGILVNFVTPGLAAKPEDLQQLNRTGNCPNCDLSYANLNGRNFKGADLQGANLNAATLRGANLTGANLTGATLTNADLRGARFSGANLTNASLAWARVERVRFDQANLTGAILGGSKLAGALDLTGATLPNSQPAFFALPTRQSR is encoded by the coding sequence ATGGCAAGTTTCTGCAAAAATGTTACTAAAACGAACTGGTTAACCGGGTGCTGTATCCTGGGCATCTTGGTCAACTTTGTAACCCCAGGCCTGGCTGCCAAACCGGAAGACCTCCAACAACTCAACCGCACCGGTAACTGCCCCAACTGTGATCTGAGCTATGCCAACCTCAATGGCCGGAATTTCAAAGGGGCTGATCTGCAAGGCGCAAATCTAAATGCGGCAACTCTCAGAGGGGCGAATCTGACGGGAGCAAATTTGACCGGAGCCACCCTGACCAATGCCGATTTGCGGGGGGCGCGCTTTAGTGGTGCGAATTTAACCAATGCCAGCTTGGCCTGGGCCCGAGTTGAGCGGGTGCGGTTTGATCAGGCGAACTTGACGGGGGCAATTTTAGGCGGAAGTAAACTGGCTGGGGCTTTGGATTTAACGGGTGCAACACTGCCCAACAGTCAGCCTGCGTTCTTTGCTTTACCGACTCGCCAATCCCGCTGA
- the glgX gene encoding glycogen debranching protein GlgX encodes MERIDIHPTHQINGRKLRCGQPFPFGAMLVPGGVNFAIYSSHATTCTLVLFNKKEPQPFAEIPFPEAFRIGNVFCMTVFDLDYENLEYGYRMDGPNNFQAGHWFDTSKILLDPYAKIVSGRDVWGVQPDWNDIYQHRGRISFDDFDWQDDRPLDIPLEDMIIYEMHARGFTKDESSGIKESHRGTFAGIRDKIPYLQELGVNTIELMPIFEFDEFENSRRHPETGELLLNYWGYSTVNFFAPKAGYAATGKFGMQTDELKTLIKELHKVGIAVILDVVFNHTAEGNERGPTISFRGIDNKTYYMLTPEGYYFNFSGTGNTLNCNNPIVRGMVLDCLRYWTAEFHIDGFRFDLASILGRDPWGFPLANPPLLETLAFDPILARSKLIAEAWDAGGLYQVGSFPNYGRWAEWNGKYRDSVRQFIKGDLGLVGEMAQRIQGSPDLYQAAGRPPSTSINFITAHDGFTLADLVSYNGKHNEANGEHNNDGANDNYSWNCGIEGPTDNIYVQALRHKLMRNAMAILMVSQGVPMILMGDEFGRTQYGNNNTYCHDSPLNWLNWNLLEKEKDWFRFVQCCIAFRQSHPVLRNPEHYQNRDYLGTGLPDISWHGVRAWHADWSNESRVLAFMLCGHHAKGGKVKDNQIYVAMNMHHESLWFELPATSVGKAWYVFANTGAHPPEDIHWPGSEPRLDSQSGLLVGDRSLVILLAK; translated from the coding sequence ATTGAACGGATTGATATTCACCCTACCCATCAGATCAACGGCCGCAAACTCCGCTGTGGTCAACCCTTTCCCTTTGGGGCCATGCTCGTTCCCGGTGGGGTCAATTTTGCGATCTATTCCAGTCATGCCACGACCTGTACCTTAGTCCTCTTTAACAAAAAAGAACCTCAACCCTTTGCCGAGATACCCTTTCCTGAGGCCTTTCGGATTGGCAATGTCTTTTGCATGACCGTGTTTGACCTGGATTACGAAAATCTGGAATACGGCTATCGGATGGATGGTCCCAATAATTTCCAGGCCGGGCATTGGTTTGATACGAGCAAAATTCTGTTAGATCCCTACGCCAAAATTGTCAGTGGTCGGGATGTCTGGGGTGTCCAACCAGATTGGAACGATATTTACCAACACCGGGGCCGAATTAGTTTTGATGACTTTGACTGGCAGGATGATCGTCCCTTAGATATTCCCCTCGAGGACATGATCATCTATGAAATGCACGCCCGCGGCTTTACCAAAGATGAATCTTCCGGGATCAAAGAAAGTCATCGGGGTACCTTTGCTGGGATTCGGGACAAAATTCCCTACCTGCAAGAACTAGGTGTGAATACCATCGAGTTAATGCCAATCTTTGAGTTTGATGAGTTTGAAAACAGTCGGCGGCATCCCGAAACTGGCGAACTCCTGCTCAATTATTGGGGCTACAGCACGGTTAACTTTTTTGCGCCCAAGGCAGGCTATGCAGCTACTGGCAAATTTGGGATGCAAACCGATGAACTCAAAACCCTGATCAAAGAACTCCACAAGGTGGGAATTGCCGTTATTTTAGACGTGGTTTTTAATCACACGGCTGAGGGGAATGAGCGCGGGCCCACGATCTCGTTCCGGGGGATTGATAACAAAACCTATTACATGCTTACCCCAGAGGGATATTACTTTAACTTCAGCGGCACCGGCAACACCCTGAATTGTAATAATCCAATTGTCCGGGGCATGGTGCTGGATTGTTTGCGCTACTGGACAGCAGAGTTTCATATCGATGGCTTTCGCTTTGATTTAGCTTCTATCTTGGGCCGCGATCCCTGGGGTTTTCCGTTGGCCAATCCACCACTGCTGGAAACCTTAGCCTTTGATCCAATTTTGGCCCGCTCGAAACTAATTGCCGAGGCCTGGGATGCCGGGGGACTCTATCAAGTGGGATCTTTTCCTAATTACGGGCGTTGGGCGGAATGGAACGGTAAATATCGGGATTCGGTGCGTCAATTCATTAAAGGCGATCTGGGCCTGGTCGGGGAAATGGCCCAACGGATACAGGGATCTCCGGATCTCTATCAAGCCGCTGGCCGTCCCCCTTCGACTTCGATTAATTTCATCACGGCCCACGATGGGTTTACCCTAGCTGATTTGGTTTCCTATAACGGTAAACATAATGAGGCCAATGGCGAACACAACAATGATGGAGCGAATGATAATTACAGTTGGAATTGCGGTATTGAAGGCCCCACGGATAATATTTATGTCCAGGCCCTGCGCCATAAACTAATGCGAAATGCGATGGCGATTCTGATGGTGAGTCAGGGTGTGCCGATGATCCTAATGGGGGATGAATTTGGTCGGACGCAATACGGAAATAACAACACCTATTGCCATGATTCCCCGTTGAATTGGTTGAACTGGAACTTACTCGAAAAAGAAAAAGACTGGTTTCGCTTTGTTCAATGCTGTATTGCCTTTCGCCAGTCCCATCCAGTGTTACGAAACCCTGAACATTACCAAAACCGTGACTATTTAGGGACAGGGTTGCCAGATATTAGTTGGCATGGAGTTAGGGCCTGGCATGCGGATTGGTCTAATGAAAGTCGGGTGCTGGCTTTTATGCTCTGTGGTCACCACGCCAAAGGGGGCAAAGTTAAAGATAATCAAATCTATGTGGCGATGAATATGCACCATGAAAGCCTCTGGTTTGAATTACCTGCCACATCTGTGGGTAAAGCTTGGTATGTGTTTGCCAATACAGGTGCTCATCCACCTGAGGATATTCACTGGCCTGGGTCAGAACCGCGTTTAGACTCGCAATCTGGATTATTAGTTGGGGATCGGAGCCTAGTCATTTTATTGGCAAAATAA
- a CDS encoding SpoIIE family protein phosphatase, giving the protein MTISQDAKPIKSQIQTFRQGVLKKLTQIKHNNPIARSIQLRIVFLLLICLIPVSLGGIYWLDLYTEERLIKLAELDLVSRGKLLAELMGRLDRERRLDTEFLASHPAVIQFNQKESGVLLQHFAQFHHWEGNFSVFNMQGKLIAESPKNSFQAFDKIPTWLSESQARGGPMNRLTRNTTIEDSKDCLIMPIVSPESQKQVGVLLECIPLSAISRFVNDIGKSIDVDRIIFVNYQGWIYADTGNIAYSQLENRQNLPAEKRVLSGEQRVTYTDGKFIFTMPIKYRNNRTWGLILINTEETIQSAIADVNRVGLILVAFIGIIVAYSSWKIIHHSTVPITALTQATSAIADGNLDYVIDIHRQDEIGTLAQSFMNMQSRLKNLIDQEVKDAVYRLELEKGRQIQQDFLPEHLPEAAGWDIAGLFEPARSVSGDFYDAFTLDDNYLGLVIGDVCDKGVGAAMFMGLFRSLLRVFSGAGMSSEIYIDNRGLNDDPTDILDGMDPLVHQFLKAVYLTNDYITTEHSSMAMFATLFFGVLDIKTGTLTYINAGHEPVYVLNQAGIKHQLKSSGPAVGMMPKSTFPSHHINLELGDLLVGYTDGVTDARCPNGKFFGRKRLEQLLIQHYEDHVNILECVRSELLDHIADAVQFDDITMLVVYRN; this is encoded by the coding sequence ATGACTATTTCTCAAGATGCGAAGCCGATTAAAAGTCAAATTCAAACATTTCGGCAAGGCGTGCTTAAAAAATTAACCCAGATCAAGCACAACAACCCCATTGCCCGCTCAATTCAGTTACGAATTGTCTTTTTACTGCTCATTTGCCTCATTCCAGTGTCCTTAGGTGGAATTTATTGGCTTGATCTCTACACAGAGGAGCGGTTAATTAAGTTGGCTGAACTAGACCTCGTCAGTCGGGGCAAGTTACTGGCCGAACTGATGGGCAGACTCGATCGTGAGCGCCGCCTTGATACCGAGTTTTTAGCCTCTCATCCAGCCGTTATCCAGTTTAATCAAAAAGAATCTGGGGTTCTCCTCCAGCATTTTGCTCAGTTTCATCACTGGGAAGGGAATTTTAGCGTATTTAATATGCAAGGAAAGTTAATTGCCGAGAGTCCCAAAAATTCTTTCCAGGCTTTTGACAAGATTCCAACATGGCTTTCAGAATCTCAAGCTCGCGGCGGGCCTATGAACCGCCTGACAAGAAACACCACTATTGAAGACAGCAAAGATTGCTTGATTATGCCAATAGTATCTCCAGAAAGCCAGAAACAAGTAGGAGTATTATTGGAGTGTATTCCGCTCAGTGCCATTTCAAGGTTTGTTAATGATATCGGTAAATCAATTGATGTTGATCGGATTATTTTTGTCAATTATCAGGGTTGGATTTATGCGGATACTGGCAACATCGCCTATAGTCAATTAGAAAATCGTCAGAATTTGCCAGCAGAAAAACGAGTTCTGTCTGGGGAACAGCGCGTCACCTATACTGACGGAAAGTTTATCTTTACAATGCCGATTAAATATCGAAATAATCGAACATGGGGATTGATTTTAATTAATACTGAAGAAACAATTCAGTCAGCCATTGCCGATGTTAATCGGGTGGGTTTAATTCTAGTGGCCTTCATTGGGATCATTGTTGCCTATAGTTCCTGGAAGATTATTCATCATAGCACCGTCCCGATTACTGCTCTAACCCAGGCCACCAGCGCGATTGCCGATGGAAATTTGGACTATGTGATTGATATTCACCGCCAAGACGAGATTGGGACATTGGCGCAAAGCTTTATGAATATGCAGTCCCGACTTAAAAATCTGATTGATCAAGAGGTTAAAGATGCTGTTTACCGCTTGGAATTAGAAAAAGGACGGCAAATTCAGCAAGATTTTCTCCCCGAGCATCTACCGGAAGCAGCGGGTTGGGATATTGCGGGTTTATTTGAACCAGCCCGCTCTGTGTCTGGAGATTTTTACGATGCGTTTACGTTAGATGACAATTACCTTGGCCTGGTGATTGGCGATGTTTGCGATAAAGGTGTCGGTGCAGCGATGTTTATGGGCCTCTTTCGGAGCCTCTTGCGGGTCTTCTCTGGGGCGGGGATGTCATCAGAAATTTACATTGATAATCGAGGCTTAAATGATGATCCTACAGATATTTTGGACGGAATGGATCCGCTCGTGCATCAGTTTCTCAAGGCAGTTTACTTAACTAATGACTACATTACAACTGAACATTCCAGCATGGCGATGTTTGCGACCCTATTTTTCGGCGTTCTTGATATTAAAACTGGAACGTTAACCTACATCAATGCTGGCCATGAGCCAGTTTATGTCCTCAACCAGGCCGGCATTAAACACCAACTAAAGTCCTCGGGGCCAGCAGTGGGGATGATGCCGAAATCTACGTTCCCCAGCCATCACATTAATCTTGAGTTAGGTGATCTTTTAGTGGGTTATACCGATGGTGTGACGGATGCCCGTTGCCCCAATGGGAAGTTTTTTGGGCGTAAGCGACTTGAACAATTACTCATTCAGCATTATGAGGATCATGTCAATATTCTTGAATGTGTGCGCTCAGAGTTGTTAGACCATATTGCTGATGCAGTTCAGTTCGATGATATTACGATGTTGGTAGTTTATCGGAATTAA
- a CDS encoding anti-sigma factor antagonist (This anti-anti-sigma factor, or anti-sigma factor antagonist, belongs to a family that includes characterized members SpoIIAA, RsbV, RsfA, and RsfB.), with protein sequence MAFTIAAEVLGDLGKVTLIGELDGSTAPLFKEKIEEIAKAEIKRLVLLMAELEYMSSAGLRVLIFAKQKMGTSVNIYIVGAQEMVQDTIDQTGLHQSFYLVDTFDFAS encoded by the coding sequence ATGGCATTTACAATTGCAGCAGAAGTTTTAGGGGACTTGGGTAAGGTTACATTGATCGGTGAGTTAGATGGCAGCACAGCGCCCCTATTCAAGGAGAAAATTGAAGAGATCGCCAAGGCAGAAATTAAACGCTTAGTTTTACTGATGGCAGAACTGGAATATATGTCGAGTGCTGGGTTACGGGTTTTGATTTTTGCCAAACAAAAAATGGGCACTAGTGTCAATATCTATATTGTTGGGGCCCAAGAAATGGTGCAGGATACAATTGATCAAACAGGTTTGCACCAAAGCTTTTATTTAGTGGATACCTTTGACTTTGCTAGTTAA
- a CDS encoding anti-sigma regulatory factor: METLVLPAELDSLEPIGKYVLNVAKVAGLSQKKAYRLRLAVDELATNIINYGYANQSSPVGLEVSAELAPTFLKIILIDSGLAYDPRERNFDESILEEPIEERPIGGLGIFLALQNVDEFSYQVQSDKNISSFLVHIE, translated from the coding sequence ATGGAAACCCTGGTTTTGCCCGCCGAGTTAGACTCTTTGGAACCAATTGGTAAATATGTCCTGAATGTGGCCAAAGTTGCTGGACTTTCCCAAAAGAAAGCCTATCGCTTAAGGTTAGCAGTGGACGAGTTAGCGACAAACATTATTAACTATGGTTATGCGAATCAATCCTCCCCCGTTGGTCTGGAAGTCAGTGCTGAACTTGCGCCAACGTTTTTGAAAATTATTTTAATTGACTCTGGTCTGGCCTATGATCCACGGGAGCGTAACTTTGATGAATCTATTTTAGAAGAACCCATTGAAGAACGTCCTATTGGTGGTTTGGGCATTTTTCTAGCCCTACAAAATGTGGATGAATTCAGTTACCAGGTTCAGAGTGATAAGAACATTAGCTCCTTTTTAGTTCATATCGAATAG
- the hemE gene encoding uroporphyrinogen decarboxylase translates to MGTTTSVLPHLLRVAQGETLDRPPIWLMRQAGRYMKVYRDLRDRYPSFRDRSEIPDLAIDISLQPFRAFAPDGVILFSDILTPLPGLGIPFDIIESKGPIIDPPIRSQAQVDALTPLEPEVACPFIRPILTTLRKEVGDRATVLGFAGAPWTLAAYAVEGKSSKDYIVIKTMAYQEPDLLHQFLGKLADAIAAYLCYQIDCGAQVVQLFDSWAGQLSQRDYANFALPYQQRVVRGVKAIYPHVPVILYINGSGAILDKMPASGVDIVSLDWTVDIGPVRQRFGPNIGIQGNLDPVTLFASPDVIKERVADIIRQAGDSRYIFNLGHGVLQKTPEENVAYLFDLVKSGSY, encoded by the coding sequence GTGGGGACAACGACCTCGGTACTCCCGCATCTGTTGCGCGTCGCTCAAGGGGAAACCCTAGATCGTCCCCCGATTTGGTTAATGCGCCAGGCCGGCCGGTATATGAAGGTCTATCGAGACTTGCGGGATCGTTACCCCTCTTTTCGTGATCGCTCCGAAATTCCCGACTTAGCCATTGATATTTCCCTCCAACCGTTTCGGGCCTTTGCTCCCGATGGGGTCATTCTTTTTTCAGATATTTTAACGCCCTTACCCGGCCTGGGGATTCCCTTTGACATCATCGAAAGTAAAGGGCCAATCATTGATCCGCCGATCCGCAGCCAGGCCCAGGTGGATGCCTTAACCCCCCTTGAACCAGAAGTTGCCTGCCCATTCATCCGCCCCATCTTAACGACCCTGAGAAAAGAAGTGGGAGATAGAGCCACCGTTTTAGGATTTGCTGGGGCACCTTGGACATTAGCGGCCTATGCGGTGGAGGGAAAAAGCTCTAAGGATTATATTGTCATCAAGACTATGGCGTATCAGGAGCCGGATCTCTTACATCAATTCCTCGGAAAACTGGCCGATGCCATTGCCGCCTATCTTTGCTATCAGATTGATTGTGGTGCTCAGGTGGTGCAATTATTTGATTCCTGGGCCGGTCAACTCAGCCAGCGGGACTATGCCAATTTTGCTCTACCCTACCAACAACGGGTCGTCCGGGGTGTGAAAGCGATTTACCCCCATGTGCCGGTAATTCTTTACATCAATGGCAGTGGCGCAATCCTTGATAAAATGCCCGCCAGTGGGGTGGATATTGTCAGTTTGGATTGGACGGTGGATATTGGCCCAGTCCGGCAACGCTTCGGCCCCAACATTGGCATTCAAGGCAATCTCGACCCTGTGACTCTATTTGCCAGTCCCGATGTGATTAAAGAACGGGTAGCCGATATTATTCGCCAGGCCGGGGACTCTCGCTATATTTTTAACTTAGGTCATGGTGTTCTCCAAAAGACTCCCGAAGAAAACGTGGCCTACTTGTTTGATTTGGTCAAATCGGGGAGCTATTAA